In Zea mays cultivar B73 chromosome 7, Zm-B73-REFERENCE-NAM-5.0, whole genome shotgun sequence, the following proteins share a genomic window:
- the LOC103632661 gene encoding putative pumilio homolog 8, chloroplastic, producing MVMAQPPEEHHEQEKQASKGEYDPPNDKLIEMMVGLSIYNQQAAVALPLSIYNQQTTAAQPRLCEVHDAAAADSFSSAFLEARRSIIDPRAYVPPPPIGQKAGPSAPSQMHPGLVRMPLPPYDRSVPDARSFAEGRLRRSIARGPRNEAVGMLSPGAIGAACGAHPGGHAYMAPPPYLHGGTEEALLLALSEETPESIVSYACDLLESRHGQRLFRLVLNHCCQQLRDRIVATITWDRKSFGSLCTRRPDEVVHIISSCETRRSMQLLGDAMLQWMSHNQMRYLLSDSKRLKVLQAFIMSSPPDIAQFILKAVAQNCTRLAYQPDGLSLLQNCLERVSRKQKDDIFTQLSYQSLFLAQNSRGNWIVQDVLRKGDPSHVEIIASCLRNHYVTLAKNKYSSNVVEWCLRVFHEGERSVIICEFINYPHFRDLVTDEFANFALSTALQTCEIPLRNVLANAILSQNITVRNQHCMKIFSTLAKYGFM from the exons ATGGTCATGGCGCAGCCGCCGGAGGAGCATCATGAGCAGGAGAAGCAAGCCAGCAAGGGGGAGTACGACCCGCCGAACGATAAGCTGATTGAGATGATGGTGGGTCTTTCCATCTATAACCAGCAGGCTGCCGTGGCGCTACCGCTTTCCATCTATAACCAGCAGACCACCGCCGCACAACCGCGGCTGTGCGAGGTGCACGACGCTGCGGCGGCGGATAGCTTCTCATCTGCTTTTCTTGAGGCTCGTCGCAGTATCATCGATCCGCGAGCATACGTGCCGCCGCCTCCGATAGGGCAGAAAGCCGGTCCGTCAGCGCCGTCGCAGATGCATCCTGGATTGGTGCGGATGCCGCTGCCGCCCTACGATCGTAGCGTGCCTGACGCGCGATCCTTCGCGGAAGGTCGACTTCGGCGCAGCATAGCTCGTGGGCCCCGGAACGAGGCCGTGGGCATGCTCTCGCCTGGCGCAATCGGCGCAGCTTGCGGCGCCCACCCTGGCGGCCACGCGTATATGGCGCCGCCGCCCTACctacacggtggaacggaggaagCCTTGCTCCTCGCGCTGTCCGAGGAAACCCCCGAGAGTATCGTGTCGTACGCCTGCGACCTCTTGGAGAGCAGACATGGGCAGCGGCTGTTCCGTCTGGTCCTCAATCACTGCTGCCAACAGCTGCGGGATCGAATCGTTGCTACGATCACCTGGGACAGGAAGAGTTTCGGTAGCCTTTGCACCCGGAG GCCAGATGAAGTAGTTCATATAATCAGTTCCTGTGAAACTCGGAGATCAATGCAGCTTCTTGGAGATGCCATGCTGCAATGGATGTCACATAATCAGATGAGGTACCTTCTGTCGGATTCGAAAAGATTAAAAGTGCTGCAGGCTTTCATAATGAGCTCTCCTCCGGATATTGCTCAG TTCATTCTCAAAGCTGTTGCTCAAAATTGTACAAGACTTGCATATCAACCAGATGGACTGAGCCTACTGCAAAATTGCCTAGAGCGTGTCAGCCGGAAGCAAAAGGATGATATTTTTACCCAACTCTCTTATCAGAGTCTTTTCCTTGCTCAAAATTCCAGAGG AAACTGGATCGTTCAGGACGTTCTGCGGAAGGGAGATCCTTCTCACGTTGAAATAATTGCTTCCTGCCTTAGAAATCATTATGTGACACTCGCGAAAAATAAGTATAGCAGCAATGTCGTTGAGTGGTGTTTAAGGGTATTCCACGAAGGAGAGAGATCAGTTATTATATGTGAATTCATTAACTATCCTCACTTCAGAGATCTGGTGACAGATGAGTTTGCTAATTTTGCACTCTCTACTGCTCTTCAGACATGTGAG ATTCCTCTCCGAAACGTTCTGGCAAATGCCATCCTTTCCCAAAATATCACCGTACGGAATCAACACTGTATGAAGATCTTTAGCACATTAGCCAAATATGGGTTTATGTAA